GTGCTGGTAGGTGATCGGGAGGAGGTCGCGGCATGCCTAGTTCATTCGTGTGGATCGGGCTCGTGGCCGTCTGGTTGTTCGTCCTCGTGCCCATGCTCGTGAACAAGCGCCCCCGGATCCGCCAGACCAGCGAAGCGGCTCTTGCGACTCGCGTACTGCACCGCGGCGACAGCAATCCTGTGCGACGCGGACCGGCAGCCGGACATCGAAGCGATCCGAACTGGCAACCAGAACCAGTGCGCAGCGGCTACGACGCGGAGGACCAGATGGACACTCACGCAGAAGACAGCGACTACAGCGGCGGACGTGCCCCGGTCAGGGAGTTCGTGCCTGTTCGACGCGGACGCGGTGGATTCGATCCCGAAGCTGATGCCGTCGCCCGAGAAGCGCGCTACACATTTCGTCAGCGCACTCTTCTCGGACTTGCCTTCGTCTCGATCATGGCCGGCGCACTCGCGCTGATCGTCTCGCCCCTCGTGTGGTGGCTCTGTGCCTTGTCGTTCGCCGGCCTTGTCGGTTACCTGGCATATTTGCGTCGGCAGGTGCGGATCGAGCAGGAGATTCGTCGCCGTCGCACGGAACGGCTCAACCGGTCGCGCCTTGGCGTCGAATCACACACTGACGAGGAATTGCGTCTCATTCCTTCGCGTCTGCGCCGACCGGGCGCAGTAGTCCTGGAGGTTGACGACGGCGACCCCGCGTTCGATCACCTCGATCACTACGAGGAAGTGCCGATGCAGTCGGAAATGCGACGCGCATCGGGGCAGTAAAACGTCCACCGTTCGGAAGGCGGGTAACTCGAGGCGCGGACTTCGGTCCTGCTAGAGTTGCCGAGCACCCGCTTTCGGGCGGCGGCAAGGGGCTGTGGCGCAGTTGGTAGCGCGCTTCGTTCGCATCGAAGAGGTCAGGGGTTCGATTCCCCTCAGCTCCACCACGTAGTCACCCGCAACAGGTCCTTCAGTAAGTACTGAGGGGCCTGTTTTCGTTTCAGACCGCTCGGTCGACAAATCGCGCAGACTCGCGAAGAATGTGCGGGTGTGTGCAGGTTCATAGGGTCGTTTGGGCTCATCACAACCC
The nucleotide sequence above comes from Rhodococcus sp. KBS0724. Encoded proteins:
- the glpR gene encoding gephyrin-like molybdotransferase receptor GlpR — protein: MPSSFVWIGLVAVWLFVLVPMLVNKRPRIRQTSEAALATRVLHRGDSNPVRRGPAAGHRSDPNWQPEPVRSGYDAEDQMDTHAEDSDYSGGRAPVREFVPVRRGRGGFDPEADAVAREARYTFRQRTLLGLAFVSIMAGALALIVSPLVWWLCALSFAGLVGYLAYLRRQVRIEQEIRRRRTERLNRSRLGVESHTDEELRLIPSRLRRPGAVVLEVDDGDPAFDHLDHYEEVPMQSEMRRASGQ